The nucleotide sequence ACTGCCCGGCGTGGCAACGTGTTTGGCATCGTTGGGATGTTGATTGCATTTATTGCTACAGCCATCGGTGGGGTATCTGCCTACGGCTTGCTGGCAGGGGTGATCTTGCCGGGGGCGATCATTGGGGCGATTGTTGCCTCACGGGTGGCAATGACCTCCATGCCAGAACTGGTTGCCATTTTGCATAGTTTTGTGGGTCTGGCAGCAGTACTGGTGGGGATTGCCAACTATTTGAGTCCCGATACATCCCTGACCGGAGCAGAGGTCGCTATTCACGAAATTGAGATTTATGTGGGGGTATTTATTGGTGCCGTCACATTTACCGGCTCCATCATTGCCTTTGGCAAGTTGAGCGGGTTGATCTTTAGCAAACCGCTGACGCTGCCTGCCCGCCATTTCCTGAACCTGGCAATGCTGGTTGCCTGTGTCTGGTTAGGCTATGAGTTTATGGGTGGTAGTCTGCTGACCGGACTGCAATCATTGCTGATCATGAGTGCGATCGCCGGAGTATTGGGAATTCATCTGGTAATGGCGATCGGCGGTGCTGATATGCCAGTGGTGATCTCCATGCTCAACAGTTACTCTGGTTGGGCTGCTGCTGCTGCTGGCTTCATGCTCTCCAATGATTTGTTGATTATTACAGGTGCCCTGGTTGGTAGCAGCGGTGCCATCCTCAGCTACATCATGTGTAAGGCAATGAATCGCTCCTTTATCAGCGTGATTATGGGTGGTTTTGGAGCGGGCAGTTCAACTGCAACCACCAGCAATCAGCCCGCCGGGGAAGTGACGCCGATTACGGTCGAAGAGACCGCAGAATTGCTGCAAAATGCCAGGAGCGTGATCATTGTCCCTGGTTACGGCATGGCCGTTGCCCAGGCCCAATATCCGATCTCAGAAATTACCAAGCGATTGCGTGATATGGGTGTCCACGTCCGGTTTGGAATACATCCAGTAGCTGGTCGGATGCCTGGTCACATGAATGTGTTGCTGGCAGAGGCAAGTGTGCCCTATGACATTGTGCTGGAGATGGAAGAGATTAACCAAGACTTTCCGGAAACCGATGTAGCGCTGGTAGTGGGAGCCAACGATACGGTGAACTCCAGCGCCCTGGAAGACCCCAACAGCCCGATCGCCGGTATGCCTGTGCTGGAAGTATGGAAAGCGAAGACTGCCATCATCATGAAACGCAGCATGGCAAGTGGCTATGCCGGGGTAGACAATCCAGTCTTCTATAAAGAGAACACCCGCATGTTGTTTGGGGATGCCCGCAAGAATGTCGATGCCATTTTGGGTGCCCTCAGCATGAAAGAACTGACCACTTCCCGTTAGGATTACCGGAGGGGTGAGAACAGGGTATTGAGAACAGGGTATTGGGGACAGCATACCGGGTATCGGGATCCCTCCTTATCCTCTAACAACCAACAACTAACAGCTAACAACTCCTCACTCCTCCCTCCTTTGTTCTTTTCTACCTGTGGGGACTCGATTTTGAGCGGAAAAATTGTCACTTTTCCATTGCTTTCTGCACTGGCTGTTTGTTGTGCAGTCCAGCATAGTCAGGTTGCGGCTGCCCAGACCAATTTCTGTGAAAGTCTGCCTGCTAACGCAGCCATCGTCCAGAGTTGTATGGCGTTAATGGGGCAGCGATCGCTCACTGTGGTTGGGCAGGGACAGGTCACGGCTCCTGCTGATACTGCCCGGATGGAATTTCGCTTTGCCAGCCGGGAGCAGCCCGGTATGGGGATCGATGCCGCCGGGCTGTCTGTTCAAACCGCGAGGCAGTTTACGGAAGATGCCTTGCAACCAGCCGTGACAGCTCTAAGAGCCGCCGGGATTCCTGCTGGCAATATCACCATTCAGACGGGTTCAATTCAGAATCCAGTGCTGATTGTCAGTGTGGATAAACCAACCCAGGAACGATTGCAACAAGTCGCGTTAACCATTAATCAGGCGCTCCAATCCAGCCGGTCCGTTTTTCTGCAAAGCATCGGGGCTGGTTACTCTGTCAACAACTGTGAACCGCTCCTGCGCTCTGCCCGGCGCATTGCCCTGCAAGATGCTCAGAACCAGATTAAAACTCTGGCTCAGGATGTTGGAGTTGACCTGGGAAAATTGCATTCGGTCACGGTTTTGCCATTAATCGGCTCGTCCGCCTCCCTGGGATGCGGTACGAGAGTAGGGGTGCCTGTTTCCCCCTTCTCGTTTTCCAGCCATGAAACCACTCCTCCCTACAATCCCGCCGATAAACCGGAAGTGCGGGTGAGAAGTCAGGTCAGTGTTACTTACACCATTCAATAGCCTAATTCTTCCCGTGCCTGTCGGCGAAGGGCACTGGCACCAGGGGCATTCGGTTGAATTTGCAGCGCCTTATCTAAAGAGGCAACGGCCTGGTCAAACCGTCCCAGGTTCCATAGGGCTGAACCCCGAATACTCCAGGCTTCAGCCAGGTTGCGGTTGAGGGCGATCGCCTGATCCAGGGCATCGATGGCTTCTGCTGATCGCCCCACTTCCTGTAAGGAACTTCCCCGTGATAACCAGGCATCCGTAAAGTCCGGTTTTAGAATCGTAGCTTCTTCAAACAGCCGCAGTGCTTCCAGAATGCGGTCCTGCTGTCTGAGCACCTTGCCTTTGCTCCAAAGCGCTTCAGCGTAGTCTGGATTGAGAGCCAGAGCATCGTTGCAGGCAACCATCGCCTGATCGGGGCGCTTCAGTCCGTTCAGGCTTTCACAGCGTCCCCAATGGGCCTGAGCGTCATTGGACTTGAGCTTGATTAACTGATCATAGCGGTCTAATGCCTGTTGATACTGGCGTTGCTTGCGTAAACGATCGGCTTCGGCTTTCAGATTAGCAACCCTTTGAGCAAGGGACCGTGGGGTTGGTTTGGGAGAGGCAGGAATCTGAGGCGGGGTTACAGATTGAATGGATGTTCCGGGCGAAGATGGCGGAGTACTGGTCGGAGTTTGATGGGAATTGAGCCTGACCAGTACCAGCGATAGGGCTGTACTGGCGATCGCAACTCCAGCACCCAGCATTGACCATTGTTTGACAGACTTTCTCTGCCACCTCTTCCATAGATGGGACCTCATCTCAACCCATCGTTGGTGCCAATCCTGGGGTTGCTTCACAGAACTCGTGGTAGGAAGAGTTTCCCCATACATCAAGGTTTCTTCCTGATGGAATGTGGGCACCAGACCACTGCTGGCATAGGTGGAGCCAGAATCTTTCTGAGTGGAGTCGGTTTCAGAATCCGTTGTTCCAACCTCCTCCATCGAAGCAGGATCTACCTTTGATGCTTGCAAGACTTCAAGCAACCTGGGTGGCAGTTTTTGTAAGCTCTCTAGTGCCTCTACTGCGGTTGGGTAACGGTCTCGAAAGTCGTAGAGAATCATGCGATCAAGCACTTCCGCAAATTCAGGGCTGACATCCGGTGCATGGATGCGCCAGTCCAACTCCCCTGTCACAGCATTTTCATCCAGCCGTTTTGGACGTACCCCTGTAAGTGCCTGTATTCCCACCATGCCAACCGCATAGACATCACTGCAAAAGCGGGGTCTGCCAGCTAACTGTTCATTGGAAATATAACCCTGGGTTCCCACAGAAATGGTTGACTCTGCAATCTCTGAATCGGGATCCCCAATTGGAATAGTGACCTGCTTAACGGCACCAAAGTCAATCAGTACCAGTTTGCCGTCGCGATGACGGCGAATCAGATTAGCAGGCTTGATGTCCCGGTGAATCACGTTTTGCTGATGGACAAATGCCAGAATCTCCAGAATGTCATGCAATAAAGCAATCACTTTGCCTTCTGGCCATTTTTTTCCTTTGATAACTTTCCAGGTCAGGGGTTCTCCTTCAATAAACTCTTGAACCAGGTAAAATTCCTGGTTTTCCTCAAAGTGGGCATAGAGTGTAGGAATCTGGTCATGTTTTCCTAACTGATAAAGAACTCTGGCCTCTGTATCAAACAGCCGTCTTGCTGTTTTCAAATGCCTGGGGTCATTTGTCTTGGCAAGCAATCGTTTCACGACGCAACGGGGGAAACCAGGCAGATGTAAATCTTGCGCCAGAAAGGATTGCCCAAACCCACCCATGCCAAGCTGGTTAATGAGTTTGTAACGTTTACCTATGATTGGGGCAGGATTGTCCTGTTCAAATCGGGGGTGCATGGTTTCGTGACCCACTTCAGACTCATCAACATAACACTGGCAGCACCCTGTCTGAATACCATTATTGACTCAAGAGATAAACAGGGAAGCCGGGTACTCAGGCGATTTCTACAAAAGAAAATACCAACCCTGTCCGGCATGGGTTACGCTACGCTTTAGCGCGGCCACGCCAAAGGCTTTACCCATCCTAGTACTTTATAAACAAAAGGGAGTGACTCTGGACGCCTTGTCAGGCTAAACATTCAGGCGCAACCTTTCTGCTCTCTTGCCTTCCTGACATCCTCTTCTGCCTCTCCTGCCGCCATGCTATTTCCCAATCTGCAATCCAAACTTCAAACCCTGAAATCGCTTCATTCCTTATCGTTCATCCTGTATCCCGTCATCGGTGCTCTCCTGGCCCTGGCGATCGGCGGATTGCTGATCTGGTTTACCGGGAAAGATCCGCTCCAGGCTTACCAGGTCATGGTTTCAGGGGCATTTGGAGGAAGTCGCCAGGTCACTGAAACCATTCTCAAAGCCACCCCGCTGCTGATCATTGGCCTGGGCTTAACAGTTGCCTTTCGATCGCGGGTCTGGAACATTGGGGCAGAAGGACAGTACTATTGGGGGGCGCTCTGTGGTAGCGTCATTGCTCTGGCACTGCCAGACCTGTCTCCCTGGTTGTTGATTCCAGCTATGCTGGCGGGTGGAATCCTGGGAGGCGCTCTCTGGAGTGGGCTGGCAGGGTTCCTGCATCTTCAGCGGGGCATCAATTTGATTATCGTTACCCTGATGCTGAACTACATCGCCATTTTGCTGGTGCAGTTTGCTGTTCGGGTGCCCCTCCGCGACCCCGACGGTTTTTTACCCGAATCCGCCCAATTCAGCGATTTTGCTCAAATCCCCCGTCTGTTTGGCACTCGTTTGCACGCGGGGGTGCTACTGGCACTGGTTCTGGTTGGGATAATTTATATCCTGTTATGGCGCACTCCCCTCGGTTTTCAACTCAGAGCCGTCGGTTCCCGTGCCAGTGTTGCCCGCTATGCTGGCATAAACGTGAATCGCAGTATCCTGATTGCCTTAATGATGAGCGGTGGGCTGGCAGGTCTGGCTGGAATTATTGAGGTCAGCTATTCCTTTACCCGCTTGAAAGGTAATATCTCAGCGGGCTATGGCTTCACCGCCATCCTGGTGGCATTGTTGGGGCAGCTCCGTCCTGTCGGTGTCCTGATTGCGGCGTTGCTGTTTTCTGCCCTTACGATTGGGGCTGAATCGCTGGAAATCACGCTCCAAATCCCGGTAGCTGTTGCTCAGGTCATTCAGGCACTGGTTGTGTTGTTCGTTCTGGCGGGCGACGCCCTGGCGCGCCAAACTGAGTCAGGTTAGGATAATCCCCATGCCGTGGGACCAGATTCTAAGTTGGACATTTCTGATTGCGCTGCTGGCTGCCGGAATTCGCCTGGCAGTGCCTGTATTGCTGGCAATCCTGGGCGAAATCATTACTGAGCGGGCGGGGATCCTCAACCTGGGATTGGAAGGAATCATGCTGGTGGGAGGGCTGGCAGGTTTTGCCGTTGCCTATGGCATTGAATCTGCGACAAACCTGCGATTAGCGGCTGCCTGGCTGGGGTTGGTCGCCGGGGCGATCGCCGGAGCACTGATGGGGCTGATGATGGCAGTGCTGACAGTCAGTTTCAAAGCGGATCAGGTAGTTGCTGGTGTCACGCTGGTGCTATTTGGTCAGGGGTTAACCAATTACCTTTACCGCCAGCAGTTTGGTTTAACAACGGCACGGGTGACCGGATTGCCGGATCAGCCATTGCCCTGGCTTGCCCAAATCCCAGTCCTGGGCGAGGTGTTGTTCACTCACAATCCGATGGTTTACATCAGCGTGTTGCTGGTGCCCCTCTGCTGGTTTTTCCTATTTCGCACCACCTGGGGGCTGCAAATCCGGGCAGTTGGAGAAAATCCGGCAGCGGCTGATACGTCGGGGATTAATGTGACCACCACCCGCTATATCGCCATCTTATTGGGTGCGGCGTTAGCGGGTTTAGGAGGGGCCGTATTGACAGTTGTGCAACTTCATCTGTTTCGGGAAGGGGTCACCGCAGGACGGGGGTGGATCGCTGTAGCACTTGTTTTCTTTTCCCGCTGGTATCCTGTCCGCGCACTGTGGGGGGCATTGCTGTTTGGTGTTGCCGATGCGCTACAGTATCGGATTCAGGCACTGGGGACCAGAGAGATTCCCTATGAATTCCTGCTGATGTTGCCCTACCTGCTGACTCTGCTGGTGTTGCTCCGCAAGAGTAAGGGAGGAGAAGCCCCAGCCGCCCTGGGAACACCTTACTTTAAGGGCAGACGGTAGTGGTTTGTCAAGAATTATTTTGGGGGTTTTTAGTGGGTTGAAAATCCCTAAAATAATAACCTCTTCCGGATCCCAGACTCACCACTACAAAGTTGACAAACCAGTAGTCACCAGTTGCCCCTGTGCCCCCTTGTTTGGGCGATGCCTTCATCCAGAAGCTGCTGTAAGCTGGTATCTTTATCTGTTCACGATATCTGTTCACGATCTCCCGGATAAGTTCTCTCGCAGGGGAAAATATTTCAAGTCCCCTTCACTCTCTTTCTGGTAACCAGCTATGTGGGCATCGCTGCGTAAACAGCTCTGGAAATCCCGGACAGTCTGGATTACAGCTCCCAGTGCCGCAGGAATTGTCATCTTGCTGCGACTCTTGGGCTGGTTACAACCGTTTGAATGGATGGCGCTTGATCGGGCATTCCTGCTCCGTCCAGTAGAACCGCCTGATTCTCGCATTGTAATTGTTAGCATTGACGACCAGGACATTAAAAAACTGGGGCACTGGCCCCTGAAAGATGCTGAACTGGCAAAACTCCTAGAGCGGGTGAAACAACAGAAACCACGGGCAATCGGCCTGGACCTGTATCGGGATCTCCCTGTCGAGCCAGGACATCAGAACCTGGTCGAGATTTTCAAGACCACCCCCAACCTGATTGGAATCGAGAAAAAGGGAGGGGCGAAAGATATTCCCGTTGCCCCCCCGGAAGCCCTGGCAAAGTTGGGACAGGTGGCTTCCAATGATATTCTCCAAGATGGGGATAACCGGATTCGGCGCGGGTTTCTTTATTGGACTGATAATGAAACTGAAGAGTACCTGGAAAGCCTGGGTTTGAGGCTGGCGCTGATTTATCTGGAAGTCGAAGGAATCACCCCTCAAGCTGCCGCTACCAATCAGAACTATTTACAGCTGGGCCAGGGTATTTTCCCAATCTTTGAGAAAAATGATGGCAGTTACATCCGGGCAGATGCAGCTGGCTATCAAATTTTGCTCAACTATCGGGGAAGAGCAGGCACCATGCAAAGGGTTTCTTTCACCGATTTGTTGCAGGGAAAAATTGCCCCCGACCTGCTGCGCGATCGCATCGTTTTGATTGGTTCGACCGCTGAAAGTCTGAAAGACTTTTTTCTGACCCCTTTCAGCAGCACTTCCCTTACTTCACCCGAAGTCATGTCCGGGGTCGAGATCCAGGCAAACCTTGCCAGTCAAATTGTGAGTGCTGCCCTGGATGGACGCCAGAATATCCAGGTCTGGTCGGATTGGCTCGAACATGGGTGGATTGTGATCTGGTCCTTTGTTGGGTCCATGCTTGGCTGGCTGGTGCGCTCGCCCCGCCTGGCGCTGGCCAGTATCGTTGCCCTGGAAGGCAGTCTGATGGTGGGCTGTTATCTGCTGTTTCTGGCTGGCTGGTGGGTGCCGGTGGTTCCTCCCATGCTGACGCTGGCTGGTTCGGCGATCGTCCTCACTGGCTACGCCGCCTACCAGGAGCGAGAAGATCGTCAGATGGTGATGAACCTGTTTGGGCGTCACGTAAACCCCGAAGTTGCGGAAGCCATCTGGCGAGATCGGGACCAGATCCTCAAACAGGGTCGTCTGCCCGGGCAAAAAATGACTGCCACCGTGCTCTTCACCGATCTTAAAGACTTCAGTGGGATTACCGAACGAATTGATCCGGAAACCCTGATGGATTGGTTGAACGAATACATGGCCGCCATGAGTGACCTGGTGCTCGACTACGGTGGCATTGTGGATAAGTTTATCGGTGACTCGATCATG is from Leptothermofonsia sichuanensis E412 and encodes:
- a CDS encoding ABC transporter permease, which translates into the protein MPWDQILSWTFLIALLAAGIRLAVPVLLAILGEIITERAGILNLGLEGIMLVGGLAGFAVAYGIESATNLRLAAAWLGLVAGAIAGALMGLMMAVLTVSFKADQVVAGVTLVLFGQGLTNYLYRQQFGLTTARVTGLPDQPLPWLAQIPVLGEVLFTHNPMVYISVLLVPLCWFFLFRTTWGLQIRAVGENPAAADTSGINVTTTRYIAILLGAALAGLGGAVLTVVQLHLFREGVTAGRGWIAVALVFFSRWYPVRALWGALLFGVADALQYRIQALGTREIPYEFLLMLPYLLTLLVLLRKSKGGEAPAALGTPYFKGRR
- a CDS encoding CHASE2 domain-containing protein, whose amino-acid sequence is MWASLRKQLWKSRTVWITAPSAAGIVILLRLLGWLQPFEWMALDRAFLLRPVEPPDSRIVIVSIDDQDIKKLGHWPLKDAELAKLLERVKQQKPRAIGLDLYRDLPVEPGHQNLVEIFKTTPNLIGIEKKGGAKDIPVAPPEALAKLGQVASNDILQDGDNRIRRGFLYWTDNETEEYLESLGLRLALIYLEVEGITPQAAATNQNYLQLGQGIFPIFEKNDGSYIRADAAGYQILLNYRGRAGTMQRVSFTDLLQGKIAPDLLRDRIVLIGSTAESLKDFFLTPFSSTSLTSPEVMSGVEIQANLASQIVSAALDGRQNIQVWSDWLEHGWIVIWSFVGSMLGWLVRSPRLALASIVALEGSLMVGCYLLFLAGWWVPVVPPMLTLAGSAIVLTGYAAYQEREDRQMVMNLFGRHVNPEVAEAIWRDRDQILKQGRLPGQKMTATVLFTDLKDFSGITERIDPETLMDWLNEYMAAMSDLVLDYGGIVDKFIGDSIMAVFGVLLSQDTPTAIAEDARKAVRCAIAMATTLDTLNLKWQRQGLPTTSMRVGISTGMVITGTVGSRQRLDYTTIGDSVNVAARLESYDKTLSGGVCRILISETTYQLLNDEFLTRLIGTVQLRGRERPTKIYQVLTETRRMDD
- the pntB gene encoding Re/Si-specific NAD(P)(+) transhydrogenase subunit beta, with amino-acid sequence MSNNLLTVAYIAASVLFILSLGGLSNQETARRGNVFGIVGMLIAFIATAIGGVSAYGLLAGVILPGAIIGAIVASRVAMTSMPELVAILHSFVGLAAVLVGIANYLSPDTSLTGAEVAIHEIEIYVGVFIGAVTFTGSIIAFGKLSGLIFSKPLTLPARHFLNLAMLVACVWLGYEFMGGSLLTGLQSLLIMSAIAGVLGIHLVMAIGGADMPVVISMLNSYSGWAAAAAGFMLSNDLLIITGALVGSSGAILSYIMCKAMNRSFISVIMGGFGAGSSTATTSNQPAGEVTPITVEETAELLQNARSVIIVPGYGMAVAQAQYPISEITKRLRDMGVHVRFGIHPVAGRMPGHMNVLLAEASVPYDIVLEMEEINQDFPETDVALVVGANDTVNSSALEDPNSPIAGMPVLEVWKAKTAIIMKRSMASGYAGVDNPVFYKENTRMLFGDARKNVDAILGALSMKELTTSR
- a CDS encoding ABC transporter permease produces the protein MLFPNLQSKLQTLKSLHSLSFILYPVIGALLALAIGGLLIWFTGKDPLQAYQVMVSGAFGGSRQVTETILKATPLLIIGLGLTVAFRSRVWNIGAEGQYYWGALCGSVIALALPDLSPWLLIPAMLAGGILGGALWSGLAGFLHLQRGINLIIVTLMLNYIAILLVQFAVRVPLRDPDGFLPESAQFSDFAQIPRLFGTRLHAGVLLALVLVGIIYILLWRTPLGFQLRAVGSRASVARYAGINVNRSILIALMMSGGLAGLAGIIEVSYSFTRLKGNISAGYGFTAILVALLGQLRPVGVLIAALLFSALTIGAESLEITLQIPVAVAQVIQALVVLFVLAGDALARQTESG
- a CDS encoding SIMPL domain-containing protein — its product is MFFSTCGDSILSGKIVTFPLLSALAVCCAVQHSQVAAAQTNFCESLPANAAIVQSCMALMGQRSLTVVGQGQVTAPADTARMEFRFASREQPGMGIDAAGLSVQTARQFTEDALQPAVTALRAAGIPAGNITIQTGSIQNPVLIVSVDKPTQERLQQVALTINQALQSSRSVFLQSIGAGYSVNNCEPLLRSARRIALQDAQNQIKTLAQDVGVDLGKLHSVTVLPLIGSSASLGCGTRVGVPVSPFSFSSHETTPPYNPADKPEVRVRSQVSVTYTIQ
- a CDS encoding serine/threonine-protein kinase — its product is MGHETMHPRFEQDNPAPIIGKRYKLINQLGMGGFGQSFLAQDLHLPGFPRCVVKRLLAKTNDPRHLKTARRLFDTEARVLYQLGKHDQIPTLYAHFEENQEFYLVQEFIEGEPLTWKVIKGKKWPEGKVIALLHDILEILAFVHQQNVIHRDIKPANLIRRHRDGKLVLIDFGAVKQVTIPIGDPDSEIAESTISVGTQGYISNEQLAGRPRFCSDVYAVGMVGIQALTGVRPKRLDENAVTGELDWRIHAPDVSPEFAEVLDRMILYDFRDRYPTAVEALESLQKLPPRLLEVLQASKVDPASMEEVGTTDSETDSTQKDSGSTYASSGLVPTFHQEETLMYGETLPTTSSVKQPQDWHQRWVEMRSHLWKRWQRKSVKQWSMLGAGVAIASTALSLVLVRLNSHQTPTSTPPSSPGTSIQSVTPPQIPASPKPTPRSLAQRVANLKAEADRLRKQRQYQQALDRYDQLIKLKSNDAQAHWGRCESLNGLKRPDQAMVACNDALALNPDYAEALWSKGKVLRQQDRILEALRLFEEATILKPDFTDAWLSRGSSLQEVGRSAEAIDALDQAIALNRNLAEAWSIRGSALWNLGRFDQAVASLDKALQIQPNAPGASALRRQAREELGY